From Rhodanobacteraceae bacterium, the proteins below share one genomic window:
- a CDS encoding putative zinc-finger containing protein YbiI, whose product MAKGFVNDDAVQDQIDATVADAVARARSKQHKGPGLKHCEECDAPIPEARRKAVPGVRLCVNCQAEHDREEGVFSGYNRRGSKDSQLR is encoded by the coding sequence ATGGCCAAGGGCTTCGTCAACGACGATGCGGTGCAGGACCAGATCGACGCGACGGTCGCCGATGCGGTCGCGCGTGCGCGCAGCAAGCAGCACAAGGGCCCGGGCCTCAAGCATTGCGAAGAATGCGACGCACCGATTCCGGAAGCGCGGCGCAAGGCCGTGCCCGGCGTGCGCCTGTGCGTGAACTGCCAGGCCGAACACGACCGCGAAGAAGGCGTGTTCAGCGGTTACAACCGGCGCGGGAGCAAGGACAGTCAGCTTCGGTAG
- a CDS encoding PhnB protein yields the protein MRFLSLIRITENTGQKPSEKLMADMGQLMTEMTADGTLLDTAGLRPTAEGKRVRLSRGKQTVSDGPFTESKEVIGGYALLQADSMEHALQLTKRFLDVHGDEWEVECELRQIDPACDPAT from the coding sequence ATGCGGTTTCTTTCCCTGATACGGATCACCGAGAACACCGGCCAGAAGCCCAGCGAAAAATTGATGGCGGACATGGGCCAGTTGATGACCGAGATGACCGCGGACGGCACCTTGCTGGATACCGCCGGATTGCGGCCGACCGCAGAAGGCAAGCGGGTGCGCTTGTCGCGCGGCAAGCAGACGGTGTCGGACGGCCCGTTCACGGAATCCAAGGAAGTGATCGGCGGTTACGCGTTGTTGCAGGCCGATTCGATGGAGCACGCGCTGCAGCTGACGAAGCGTTTCCTGGACGTGCACGGCGACGAGTGGGAAGTGGAATGCGAGTTGCGGCAGATCGATCCGGCGTGCGATCCCGCGACCTGA
- a CDS encoding maleylacetoacetate isomerase, whose translation MQLYGHLFSSYTQKALIAFHENDTPFEFLSLSPDNPDICAEFARRWPIRKFPLLVDGDRQIMEATSIIEYLEVHHPGRTRLLPANADAAVEVRMLDRFFDNYINGPQQRIVFNQLRPEANRDPYGVTEARAALATAYAWLDQHMAGREWAAGAFSLADCAAAPSLFYADWTHRIDGKFRNLHAYRARLLERPSFARCVEDGRPYRHLFPLGAPDRD comes from the coding sequence ATGCAACTCTACGGCCACCTCTTTTCGTCCTACACGCAGAAAGCGCTGATCGCGTTCCACGAGAACGACACGCCTTTCGAATTCCTCAGCCTGTCGCCGGACAATCCCGATATCTGTGCCGAGTTCGCGCGGCGCTGGCCGATCCGGAAATTCCCGCTGCTGGTGGATGGCGACCGCCAGATCATGGAAGCCACCAGCATCATCGAATATCTCGAAGTCCATCATCCGGGACGCACGCGGTTGCTCCCCGCCAACGCCGACGCGGCCGTCGAAGTGCGCATGCTGGACCGCTTCTTCGACAATTACATCAACGGACCGCAGCAGCGGATCGTGTTCAACCAGTTGCGACCGGAAGCCAATCGCGACCCTTATGGCGTCACCGAGGCGCGCGCGGCGCTCGCAACCGCCTACGCTTGGCTCGACCAGCACATGGCGGGACGCGAGTGGGCCGCGGGCGCCTTCAGCCTCGCCGACTGCGCCGCCGCGCCTTCGCTGTTCTACGCGGACTGGACGCACCGCATCGACGGCAAGTTCCGCAACTTGCATGCGTATCGCGCGCGGTTGCTGGAACGCCCGTCGTTCGCGCGCTGCGTCGAAGACGGCCGCCCCTATCGTCACCTGTTCCCGCTGGGCGCACCGGATCGCGATTGA
- a CDS encoding Transcriptional regulator, ArsR family, producing MTSRAVRKQPALHKSAPVFAALGDPTRLRLVAALCAGGALSIAQLTAGTAITRQAVTKHLEVLADAGLVRDVRQGRERLWELEPARIGEARRALDAIAAQWDQALQRLKALVEK from the coding sequence ATGACTTCGCGCGCCGTGCGCAAACAACCCGCGCTCCACAAGTCCGCGCCGGTGTTCGCCGCGCTGGGCGATCCGACGCGCTTGCGTCTGGTCGCGGCGCTGTGCGCGGGCGGCGCGCTGTCGATCGCGCAGCTCACCGCTGGCACCGCGATCACGCGCCAAGCCGTTACGAAGCATCTGGAAGTGCTGGCCGACGCGGGACTCGTGCGCGACGTTCGCCAGGGCCGCGAACGATTGTGGGAACTGGAGCCTGCGCGCATCGGCGAAGCGCGCCGCGCGCTGGATGCGATCGCAGCGCAATGGGATCAGGCGCTGCAACGGCTGAAAGCCCTCGTGGAAAAGTAG